In one Pseudarthrobacter oxydans genomic region, the following are encoded:
- the hrcA gene encoding heat-inducible transcriptional repressor HrcA, giving the protein MSEPRKLEVLRAIVEDYVHSREPVGSKALVERHHLGVSSATIRNDMAALEEEGLITAPHTSAGRIPTDKGYRLFVDQISAVKPLSQAERRAIQSLLEGSDDLDDVLDRTVRLLSQLTNQVAVVQYPHLSRALVRHIEFVLLAPRKVLVVLIANSGKVEQRVIDVGQDLGDDALATLRARFLGSLAGTPLNQLAQSLPAVVATAGPGQRQAAHALAVGLEGLAQSSREDRMVMAGTANLARSNVDFPLSIGPVLEALEEQVVMLRLLSEMAQDHRGVAVSIGRENPYDGLAEASVVATGYGPDHIAKIGVLGPTRMDYPTTMAAVRAVARYLSRILGP; this is encoded by the coding sequence GTGAGCGAGCCACGCAAACTTGAAGTGCTGCGTGCAATCGTGGAGGACTACGTCCACTCCCGGGAACCCGTCGGGTCCAAGGCCCTGGTGGAGCGGCACCATCTCGGTGTGTCCAGCGCAACGATCAGGAACGATATGGCCGCCCTGGAGGAAGAGGGCCTGATCACCGCTCCGCACACCAGCGCCGGACGTATCCCCACTGACAAGGGTTACCGGCTGTTCGTGGACCAGATCTCGGCGGTCAAACCGCTGTCCCAGGCCGAGCGCAGGGCCATCCAGTCGCTGCTGGAAGGATCTGACGACCTCGACGACGTCCTTGACCGCACGGTCCGCCTGCTGTCGCAGCTGACCAACCAGGTTGCCGTGGTCCAGTATCCGCACCTGAGCCGGGCACTGGTCCGCCATATCGAGTTCGTCCTCCTCGCGCCGCGCAAGGTGCTGGTGGTGCTGATCGCCAACAGCGGCAAAGTGGAACAGCGCGTTATCGACGTCGGCCAGGACCTGGGGGACGACGCCCTCGCCACCCTGCGGGCACGGTTCCTTGGCTCCCTTGCCGGCACTCCGCTGAACCAGCTCGCCCAGTCCCTGCCGGCAGTGGTGGCCACAGCCGGCCCGGGGCAAAGGCAGGCCGCCCATGCCCTCGCCGTCGGCCTCGAAGGCCTGGCCCAGAGCAGCAGGGAAGACCGCATGGTCATGGCGGGCACCGCCAACCTTGCGCGTTCCAACGTGGACTTTCCGCTCAGCATCGGACCGGTCCTGGAAGCACTCGAGGAACAGGTGGTCATGCTCCGCCTGCTGAGCGAAATGGCGCAGGACCACCGCGGGGTGGCTGTCAGCATCGGCCGCGAGAATCCCTACGACGGCCTTGCCGAGGCGTCCGTCGTTGCCACGGGGTACGGTCCGGACCACATTGCGAAAATTGGTGTCCTGGGACCAACCCGGATGGACTATCCCACCACCATGGCCGCAGTCAGGGCCGTTGCCCGCTACCTTTCGCGGATCCTGGGACCCTGA
- a CDS encoding DUF3097 domain-containing protein, which translates to MQYQNWGPRDLSAPAKTELPEVPVERGMVLEDVQSGWVGAVTRVEKSGGMHVVALEDRRGKSRSFRLGFGFLLEGRAIKLLPPAPRQAAGAVAGRTASGSVRVAGQRAQVAKASRIWVEGKHDAELVEKVWGDDLRVEGIVVEPLHGIDDLAGAVAAFRPGPGRRLGVLVDHLVPDSKESRIADAVMASPGAAGNVLIVGHPYVDVWQAIRPAVLGIEQWPVVPRGQDWKTGILAAFGWPHATKEDIGLGWQKLLGAVRTYADLEASLLGRVEEVIDFLTVP; encoded by the coding sequence ATGCAGTACCAGAACTGGGGCCCACGCGACTTGTCCGCTCCCGCAAAGACTGAACTGCCCGAGGTTCCCGTTGAACGGGGAATGGTCCTTGAGGACGTCCAGTCCGGCTGGGTGGGCGCCGTGACCCGGGTGGAAAAGTCCGGCGGCATGCACGTGGTTGCCCTGGAGGACCGGCGCGGTAAATCCCGGTCCTTCCGGCTTGGTTTCGGATTCCTCCTCGAAGGCCGGGCCATCAAGCTCCTGCCCCCGGCCCCGCGGCAGGCCGCCGGCGCCGTCGCCGGCCGGACCGCCTCCGGGTCCGTCCGCGTCGCCGGCCAGCGGGCACAGGTGGCCAAGGCCAGCCGGATCTGGGTGGAGGGAAAGCACGACGCCGAACTGGTGGAAAAGGTCTGGGGAGACGACCTGCGCGTGGAGGGCATCGTCGTCGAACCACTGCACGGCATTGATGACCTGGCGGGGGCCGTCGCAGCGTTCAGGCCCGGACCGGGCAGGCGCCTCGGCGTCCTGGTGGACCACCTGGTGCCGGATTCCAAGGAATCCCGCATTGCGGACGCCGTCATGGCCTCGCCGGGAGCTGCAGGGAACGTCCTGATTGTGGGTCACCCTTACGTGGACGTGTGGCAGGCCATCCGGCCCGCGGTCCTGGGCATTGAGCAGTGGCCGGTAGTGCCGCGCGGGCAGGATTGGAAGACCGGCATCCTCGCAGCGTTCGGCTGGCCCCATGCCACAAAGGAGGACATCGGGCTTGGCTGGCAGAAACTGCTCGGCGCCGTCCGAACGTACGCCGACCTGGAAGCCTCGCTGCTGGGGAGGGTCGAAGAAGTCATCGACTTCCTCACCGTGCCCTGA
- a CDS encoding DUF4870 domain-containing protein, which translates to MAENARDHRDSPGGQGRSEYHGVPANALPLTASEDRQWATMAHFGGILGCVPSLLIYLIFRDRGPFTAQESKEALNFSLPPTIAALLANILVVFVPVIGNIFAVIATLIWIALTCFSVAAGIHVNRGQPHRYQYNLRWIK; encoded by the coding sequence GTGGCAGAAAACGCACGTGATCACAGGGACAGCCCGGGCGGCCAGGGCCGTTCGGAGTACCACGGCGTTCCCGCGAATGCGCTGCCCCTGACAGCCAGCGAAGACCGGCAATGGGCCACCATGGCGCACTTCGGGGGCATCCTGGGCTGCGTTCCGTCGCTGCTGATCTACCTGATCTTCCGGGACCGCGGGCCCTTCACGGCACAGGAATCCAAGGAAGCCCTGAATTTCAGCCTGCCGCCCACCATTGCTGCCCTGCTGGCGAACATCCTGGTGGTCTTCGTCCCCGTGATCGGCAACATCTTTGCCGTCATCGCCACCCTCATCTGGATTGCGCTCACCTGCTTCTCGGTGGCGGCCGGCATCCATGTCAACCGTGGCCAGCCGCACCGTTACCAGTACAACCTGCGCTGGATCAAGTAG
- the hemW gene encoding radical SAM family heme chaperone HemW: MPSTLPLGDPAPSDGLLPPQAADGAAGRAFGLYVHIPFCAVRCGYCDFNTYTATELGGGASQDAYAVTAASEVSLAARVLAESGLPARPLSTVFFGGGTPTLLPAEDLALILRRAIGQWGIEAGAEVTTEANPDSVTPESLAILKEAGFTRVSFGMQSAVPHVLKVLDRTHTPSRVPQVVQWARDAGLAVSLDLIYGTPGESLDDWRYSLETALSYQPDHISAYALIIEEGTKLAAQIRRGEVPGIDDDDHADKYELADDLITKAGLGWYEVSNWARTPEQACRHNLAYWRGDDWWGIGPGAHSHVGGVRWWNVKHPTAYAGRLAQGVSPAAGRETLDQETRNVERVMLEARLQSGLEVSSLGQEGRHEVAGLIADGLVDPAAAFRGRLVLTLKGRLLADAVVRRVLPD, from the coding sequence ATGCCTAGCACTCTTCCCCTCGGCGACCCGGCGCCGTCGGACGGTCTCCTGCCTCCCCAGGCGGCTGACGGTGCGGCGGGCCGGGCGTTCGGGCTTTACGTCCACATTCCGTTCTGTGCCGTCCGCTGCGGCTACTGCGACTTCAACACCTATACCGCCACAGAGCTCGGCGGCGGGGCCTCGCAGGACGCCTATGCCGTCACGGCCGCCTCCGAAGTGTCCCTGGCAGCCAGGGTCCTGGCGGAATCAGGGCTTCCTGCGCGCCCGCTCAGCACGGTGTTTTTCGGCGGCGGCACACCCACCCTGCTTCCCGCCGAGGACCTCGCCCTGATCCTGCGCCGCGCCATCGGACAGTGGGGAATCGAGGCCGGCGCCGAAGTCACCACGGAGGCGAACCCGGACTCCGTCACGCCTGAATCCCTTGCCATCCTGAAGGAAGCCGGCTTCACCCGCGTCTCCTTCGGGATGCAGTCTGCTGTGCCGCATGTCCTCAAAGTGCTTGACCGGACCCACACGCCCAGCCGAGTCCCGCAGGTTGTGCAATGGGCCCGGGACGCGGGACTGGCTGTGAGCCTGGACCTCATCTACGGCACGCCGGGGGAGTCCCTGGACGACTGGCGCTACTCCCTGGAGACGGCACTGTCCTACCAGCCGGACCACATCAGCGCCTATGCGCTGATCATCGAAGAGGGAACCAAGCTCGCTGCCCAGATCCGCCGGGGCGAGGTTCCAGGAATCGACGACGACGACCACGCCGACAAGTACGAACTCGCCGACGACCTCATCACCAAAGCCGGCCTGGGCTGGTACGAGGTCAGCAACTGGGCCCGCACGCCGGAGCAGGCCTGCCGCCACAACCTCGCCTACTGGCGGGGCGACGACTGGTGGGGGATCGGCCCCGGCGCCCATTCGCATGTGGGCGGCGTGCGGTGGTGGAACGTCAAACACCCCACGGCCTACGCCGGACGCCTCGCACAGGGAGTGTCACCGGCGGCCGGCAGGGAAACCCTGGACCAGGAGACCCGGAACGTCGAACGTGTGATGCTCGAGGCCCGTCTCCAGTCCGGTCTCGAAGTATCGTCGCTGGGCCAAGAAGGACGCCATGAGGTTGCGGGGCTGATCGCGGACGGCCTCGTGGATCCTGCTGCCGCGTTCAGGGGCAGGCTGGTCCTGACCCTCAAGGGCAGGCTGCTGGCAGACGCGGTGGTCCGCCGGGTCCTGCCGGACTGA
- the lepA gene encoding translation elongation factor 4, translating into MSPMARTAPVPAATDPAIIRNFCIIAHIDHGKSTLADRMLQFTGVVQSRDMKAQYLDRMDIERERGITIKSQAVRMPWELDGVSYALNMIDTPGHVDFTYEVSRSLAACEGAILLVDAAQGIEAQTLANLYLAMENNLTIIPVLNKIDLPAAQPEKYAAELASLIGGEPEDVLRVSGKTGMGVEALLDKIVRDLPAPQGDANAPARAMIFDSVYDTYRGVVTYVRVVDGMLHPRERIQMMSTRATHELLEIGVSSPEPTPSKGLGVGEVGYLITGVKDVRLSKVGDTVTNLAKPAAESLPGYADAKPMVFSGLYPLDGTDYPVLRDALEKLMLNDAALVYEPETSAALGFGFRVGFLGLLHLEITRERLEREYNLDLISTAPNVEYEVTLEDKKVVHVTNPSEYPSGKISEVREPMVSATILAPNEFVGAIMELCQSRRGVMGGMDYLSEDRVEIRYRLPLAEIVFDFFDILKSKTRGYGSLDWKADGDQVADLVKVDIMLQGEQVDAFSAITHRDKAYAYGVMMTTKLRELIPRQQFEVPIQAAIGSRIIARESIRAIRKDVLAKCYGGDISRKRKLLEKQKEGKKRMKMVGRVEVPQEAFIAALTTDESKDKAKK; encoded by the coding sequence GTGTCTCCCATGGCCCGCACCGCCCCGGTGCCCGCCGCGACAGATCCGGCCATCATTCGGAATTTCTGCATCATCGCGCACATTGACCACGGTAAGTCCACCCTGGCCGACCGGATGCTGCAGTTCACCGGAGTGGTCCAGTCCCGCGACATGAAGGCCCAGTACCTGGACCGGATGGACATCGAACGCGAGCGCGGCATCACCATCAAGTCCCAGGCTGTCCGCATGCCGTGGGAGCTGGATGGCGTCAGCTACGCGCTGAACATGATCGACACGCCCGGACACGTTGACTTCACCTACGAGGTCTCCCGCTCCCTCGCGGCCTGCGAGGGAGCAATCCTCCTGGTGGACGCGGCACAGGGCATTGAAGCCCAGACCCTCGCCAACCTGTACCTGGCAATGGAAAACAACCTGACCATCATCCCGGTCCTGAACAAGATCGATCTTCCTGCGGCACAGCCCGAGAAGTACGCGGCTGAACTTGCCAGCCTGATCGGCGGCGAACCGGAGGACGTGCTGCGGGTATCGGGAAAAACCGGCATGGGCGTTGAAGCGCTGCTGGACAAAATCGTCCGCGACCTCCCGGCTCCCCAGGGTGACGCCAATGCCCCGGCCCGCGCAATGATCTTCGACTCCGTCTACGACACCTACCGCGGCGTGGTCACCTATGTCCGTGTGGTGGATGGCATGCTGCACCCCCGCGAGCGCATCCAGATGATGTCCACGCGGGCCACGCACGAACTCCTCGAGATTGGCGTGAGCTCCCCGGAGCCGACGCCCTCGAAGGGCCTGGGCGTCGGCGAGGTGGGGTACCTCATCACCGGAGTGAAGGACGTCCGCCTGTCCAAGGTCGGCGACACCGTCACCAACCTCGCCAAGCCGGCCGCTGAATCCCTGCCCGGCTACGCCGATGCCAAGCCGATGGTCTTTTCCGGCCTGTACCCGCTGGACGGCACGGACTATCCGGTGCTGCGCGATGCACTGGAAAAGCTGATGCTCAACGATGCCGCCCTGGTCTACGAGCCGGAGACCTCCGCGGCACTGGGCTTCGGGTTCCGGGTGGGCTTCCTGGGACTGCTCCACCTTGAAATCACCCGCGAGCGGCTGGAACGCGAATACAACCTGGACCTGATTTCCACGGCCCCCAACGTGGAATACGAGGTGACGCTGGAGGACAAGAAAGTGGTCCACGTGACCAACCCCAGCGAATACCCCTCCGGCAAGATCTCCGAGGTCCGCGAGCCCATGGTGTCGGCCACCATCCTTGCGCCGAACGAATTCGTCGGCGCCATCATGGAGCTGTGCCAGAGCCGCCGCGGCGTCATGGGAGGAATGGATTACCTCTCGGAGGACCGGGTGGAAATCCGCTACCGCCTGCCGCTCGCCGAGATCGTGTTCGATTTCTTCGACATCCTCAAGTCCAAGACCCGCGGCTACGGCTCGCTCGACTGGAAGGCCGACGGCGACCAGGTGGCGGACCTCGTCAAGGTCGACATCATGCTCCAGGGCGAACAGGTGGATGCCTTCTCCGCCATCACGCACCGCGACAAGGCCTACGCCTACGGCGTCATGATGACCACCAAGCTGCGCGAACTCATTCCCCGCCAGCAGTTCGAGGTGCCCATCCAGGCGGCCATCGGCTCCAGGATCATCGCCCGGGAAAGCATCCGCGCCATCCGCAAGGACGTCCTGGCCAAGTGCTACGGCGGCGACATCTCCCGTAAGCGCAAACTGCTGGAGAAGCAGAAGGAAGGCAAGAAGCGCATGAAGATGGTGGGCCGCGTTGAGGTCCCCCAGGAAGCCTTCATTGCTGCGCTCACCACGGACGAGTCCAAGGACAAGGCCAAGAAGTAG
- a CDS encoding type II toxin-antitoxin system PemK/MazF family toxin, with the protein MVLNLRSLQDAVRTGLRALRNAARTSPAPGPDSSPGRAAPVPGNARLPAAARGGAVDGDVYPGDFQGRSSVRYAPRPDGEPDPGEVVWAWVPYEEDHSRGKDRPVLLVGRSGSYLLGVMLTSRDRVPESAVSQDYVDLGAGAWDRQGRASEARLDRIVQLRPDAIRREGAVLDRARFDTVAAGLRSRHGWT; encoded by the coding sequence ATGGTTCTCAATCTCCGCTCCCTGCAGGATGCCGTCAGGACAGGCCTCCGGGCACTGCGCAACGCAGCCAGGACGTCCCCGGCGCCTGGCCCCGACTCCTCCCCCGGCCGGGCGGCGCCTGTGCCCGGCAACGCCCGCCTGCCGGCCGCTGCCCGCGGCGGCGCCGTGGATGGCGATGTATATCCCGGGGACTTCCAGGGCCGGTCCAGCGTCCGCTACGCACCGAGGCCCGATGGTGAACCGGATCCGGGCGAGGTGGTGTGGGCGTGGGTGCCCTACGAAGAGGACCACAGCCGGGGCAAAGACCGCCCCGTGCTTTTGGTGGGCCGCAGCGGCAGTTACTTGTTGGGAGTCATGCTCACGAGCAGGGACCGTGTCCCCGAATCGGCCGTGTCACAGGACTATGTGGACCTGGGCGCCGGCGCCTGGGACAGGCAGGGCCGGGCCAGCGAAGCCCGGCTGGACAGGATCGTGCAGCTTCGGCCGGACGCCATCCGGCGCGAAGGTGCTGTCCTGGACCGTGCGCGCTTCGACACCGTGGCGGCCGGACTGCGCAGCCGACACGGCTGGACGTAA
- the rpsT gene encoding 30S ribosomal protein S20 — MANIKSQKKRILTNEKARLRNNAVKSELKTAIRAVNTAVESTDKDAAAAALVAASRKLDKAVSKGVLHKNNAANRKSAISKKVNAL, encoded by the coding sequence GTGGCGAATATCAAATCCCAGAAGAAGCGCATCCTCACCAACGAGAAGGCACGCCTGCGCAACAACGCAGTCAAGTCCGAGCTGAAGACGGCCATCCGCGCCGTCAACACCGCCGTTGAGTCCACGGACAAGGATGCAGCTGCTGCTGCCCTGGTTGCTGCCAGCCGCAAGCTGGACAAGGCTGTCAGCAAGGGTGTTCTGCACAAGAACAACGCAGCGAACCGCAAGTCGGCGATCTCCAAGAAGGTCAACGCACTGTAA
- the holA gene encoding DNA polymerase III subunit delta, with protein sequence MAAAQKRATRSPASNAASWRDVKPAAVVLVSGPEEYLGIRAMDHIRAQVRATAPDVEVSRINAAAYEPGTLLMQVSPSLFGESKLIEVEAVEAMNDAFLADALRYVEHTEPDAVLVLRHGGGVRGKKLLDAIKKDGWPVVDCQPLKKDADKVAFVAAEFKAGGRRIEQDAVQALVNAVGANLSELAAACSQLIADAGTTVTSDIVDRYYGGRIEATAFKVADAAMAGNAPLALSTLRHALATGADPVPLVAALAAKLRTVARVAGASGSSGQIAAELGMQPWLVEQAQRDVRRWTPDGLVRSIQATAEADAQVKGLSRDPVYAVEHAVTVIAMSVQGR encoded by the coding sequence ATGGCCGCTGCGCAGAAGCGAGCAACCCGTTCCCCGGCATCGAATGCGGCCTCCTGGCGGGATGTAAAGCCCGCTGCGGTGGTGCTGGTCAGCGGCCCGGAGGAGTACCTGGGCATCAGGGCCATGGACCACATCCGTGCCCAGGTCCGGGCAACAGCCCCGGACGTGGAGGTCAGCCGCATCAATGCGGCCGCGTACGAGCCCGGCACCCTGCTGATGCAGGTCAGCCCGTCGCTGTTCGGCGAAAGCAAGCTCATCGAGGTCGAAGCTGTCGAGGCCATGAACGACGCCTTCCTCGCTGACGCGCTTCGGTACGTAGAACATACGGAACCGGATGCCGTCCTTGTCCTGCGGCACGGCGGGGGAGTCCGTGGGAAGAAACTCCTGGACGCAATCAAGAAGGACGGCTGGCCCGTGGTGGACTGCCAGCCCCTCAAGAAAGACGCAGACAAGGTGGCCTTCGTGGCGGCCGAGTTCAAGGCCGGCGGCCGCCGTATTGAGCAGGACGCGGTGCAGGCCCTGGTCAACGCTGTCGGCGCAAACCTCTCGGAACTTGCGGCGGCGTGCAGCCAGCTCATCGCCGATGCCGGGACCACCGTGACTTCAGATATTGTGGACCGCTACTACGGTGGACGCATTGAAGCGACGGCGTTCAAGGTGGCGGACGCGGCAATGGCCGGCAACGCTCCTTTGGCCCTGTCCACGCTCCGTCATGCCCTCGCCACGGGAGCAGACCCCGTCCCGCTTGTTGCCGCGCTGGCCGCAAAACTCCGTACCGTGGCCCGCGTTGCCGGTGCGTCGGGCTCCTCTGGCCAGATTGCCGCGGAACTGGGCATGCAGCCCTGGCTGGTGGAGCAGGCGCAGCGCGACGTCCGCCGGTGGACCCCGGATGGCCTGGTCAGGTCCATCCAGGCCACGGCCGAGGCGGACGCGCAGGTCAAGGGGCTTTCGCGTGATCCTGTGTATGCAGTGGAGCATGCGGTCACGGTGATCGCCATGTCGGTCCAGGGCCGCTGA
- a CDS encoding ComEC/Rec2 family competence protein, which translates to MKDGAGTTTGTPGEAPRRRTDVRLTLPAAAVWAASVAGLWLAPAALAVVCCAAVALGLLLLFRTARPSLPGLRRRRLRANPAGGTRTGGTGASGGGACEGGAPAAKNTPVRRSFLATSAVALFLAAAAASHSAVASSQRSEGPLAAAIASGKSVVAVVEVAGAPRALAGPGQAGPPERWSVPVWTRDVGTGGVLLRTRAHLMVMGGPAWGALVPGQLVRTAGKLRPPDPGREEAGTLTASSPPGRPNESPLLQGSAKELRERLVAAASFLAPDPAGLLPGMVTGDTSALDEGLKNAMKGVGMTHLTAVSGANCSLVLGALLLACRSLRLPRVPAAVLAGAGLGLFVVLVGPDASVLRAALMGGVGLISLAGGRSGRGLSFLSVAVIALLLIDPGLGSSFGFLLSVLATLGIIVLGRRIIDWTPVFIPRWVAAGVAVPLSAQLMCGPVTVLLQPEFSTYSLLANVIASPLVAPVTLLGTAAVPLVIPAPWPATALIAVAGIFSAGIAATARFTSQLSGASLPWPEGVAGLLTMLFLSALTLGTLWAASRPRRFGRCVLASHRRVVALIEALESRQVGTLDGLGRGSGPGPSRPAVPLTPAGLDRTAGRGRLESSTRLSGRNPRWPLRRSEQPVPRHRMRPPGGM; encoded by the coding sequence GTGAAGGACGGGGCAGGGACAACCACCGGCACCCCCGGTGAGGCCCCGCGCCGCCGCACGGATGTCCGCCTCACCCTGCCGGCAGCCGCGGTGTGGGCTGCGTCAGTCGCCGGGCTCTGGCTGGCCCCTGCAGCCCTGGCGGTCGTATGTTGCGCAGCGGTGGCCTTGGGGCTGCTCCTGCTGTTCCGCACGGCCCGGCCCTCCTTGCCCGGCCTCCGCCGGCGCAGGCTACGGGCAAACCCGGCAGGGGGAACCCGTACCGGGGGAACGGGGGCATCGGGAGGCGGGGCCTGCGAAGGAGGGGCGCCGGCAGCCAAAAATACTCCGGTTCGGCGGAGTTTCCTGGCCACCAGCGCGGTGGCACTCTTCCTGGCTGCCGCCGCGGCATCGCACTCGGCCGTCGCGTCCAGCCAGAGGTCCGAGGGTCCGCTGGCGGCGGCGATTGCGTCCGGGAAGTCGGTGGTGGCCGTGGTCGAGGTGGCAGGAGCCCCGCGCGCACTGGCGGGACCCGGCCAGGCAGGACCGCCCGAGCGTTGGTCGGTGCCCGTCTGGACACGGGATGTCGGCACCGGCGGCGTCCTGCTCAGGACGCGTGCCCACCTTATGGTCATGGGCGGCCCGGCCTGGGGAGCCCTTGTGCCGGGCCAGCTGGTCCGCACCGCAGGAAAGCTCCGCCCTCCTGATCCGGGCAGGGAAGAGGCCGGCACCCTCACTGCTTCCTCCCCGCCCGGGCGGCCCAACGAATCTCCGCTACTGCAGGGATCGGCCAAGGAACTGCGGGAACGGCTTGTTGCCGCAGCTTCCTTCCTCGCCCCTGATCCGGCGGGCCTGCTTCCCGGCATGGTCACGGGAGACACCAGCGCGCTGGATGAGGGCCTGAAGAACGCCATGAAAGGTGTGGGCATGACGCACCTGACAGCTGTCAGCGGGGCCAACTGCAGCCTGGTCCTCGGTGCATTGCTGTTGGCCTGCCGCAGCCTCCGCCTGCCCCGGGTGCCGGCTGCTGTGCTGGCCGGGGCCGGACTGGGCCTGTTCGTGGTGCTTGTGGGTCCCGATGCGAGCGTGCTTCGGGCGGCGCTGATGGGAGGTGTTGGACTGATCTCACTGGCAGGCGGGCGGTCCGGACGCGGGCTCAGCTTCCTGAGCGTGGCCGTCATCGCGCTGCTGCTGATCGACCCGGGCCTGGGATCGAGCTTCGGGTTCCTCCTGTCCGTCCTGGCCACCCTGGGGATCATTGTCCTCGGGCGCCGCATCATCGACTGGACGCCGGTGTTCATTCCGCGTTGGGTGGCGGCCGGGGTCGCAGTCCCCTTGTCTGCGCAACTGATGTGCGGGCCGGTTACAGTGCTGCTGCAACCCGAATTCTCAACGTACTCGCTGCTGGCCAATGTCATCGCTTCACCCCTGGTGGCTCCGGTGACACTTCTGGGGACCGCAGCCGTGCCCCTGGTAATTCCGGCTCCCTGGCCCGCCACAGCCCTGATCGCCGTAGCGGGCATCTTCAGCGCCGGCATTGCAGCCACGGCAAGGTTCACCTCACAGCTCTCGGGCGCATCACTTCCGTGGCCGGAAGGCGTTGCCGGGCTGCTCACCATGCTCTTCCTGTCAGCCCTCACGTTAGGAACGCTGTGGGCGGCGTCCCGGCCCCGCAGGTTCGGCCGCTGCGTCCTGGCTTCCCATCGGCGCGTTGTAGCCCTGATCGAAGCCCTTGAATCGCGCCAAGTCGGTACCCTGGACGGCCTTGGCCGCGGGTCAGGGCCCGGGCCGAGCCGGCCCGCGGTGCCACTGACGCCTGCCGGCTTGGACCGGACGGCCGGACGTGGCAGGCTGGAATCCTCCACAAGACTTTCCGGAAGGAACCCACGATGGCCGCTGCGCAGAAGCGAGCAACCCGTTCCCCGGCATCGAATGCGGCCTCCTGGCGGGATGTAA
- a CDS encoding helix-hairpin-helix domain-containing protein has translation MSRRDAGEAGGPARHARNRLQAALGEAPAGLLRNGIGPFEYRGPAGDPPEASPHSPPAGSRQDLDPAATTPVGSVLRWRLGPRLAVLLGILSVAAGAWFWWQVASGRPEILPLSGISPGGPVADGAPAGDQGTGGDPEAARDASGDESPGSVVVHVAGAVARPGVVRLPAGSRVHEAIAAAGGGAPGADLNRLNLALAVEDGQKIHVPREGEEIPAGGPDGAGQDDGSGAMPPEGKVNLNTAGVEELDALPKVGPVLAQRIVDWRKEHGAFKNVEELDAVDGVGPKMLQALLPLVTV, from the coding sequence ATGTCACGCCGGGACGCTGGAGAAGCAGGTGGTCCGGCGCGCCATGCCAGGAATCGCCTGCAGGCCGCCCTCGGGGAGGCTCCCGCGGGGCTGCTCCGGAACGGTATCGGGCCTTTTGAGTACCGGGGACCGGCCGGGGACCCGCCGGAGGCCTCCCCGCACTCCCCACCCGCCGGTTCCCGGCAGGACCTGGATCCTGCCGCCACCACTCCCGTGGGATCCGTGCTCCGGTGGCGGCTGGGGCCGCGCCTCGCTGTGCTGCTGGGCATCCTCTCTGTTGCGGCGGGGGCATGGTTCTGGTGGCAGGTGGCGTCAGGCCGTCCGGAGATCCTGCCCCTCAGCGGCATCAGCCCCGGTGGTCCGGTGGCGGACGGCGCCCCCGCGGGGGACCAGGGGACCGGAGGTGATCCTGAAGCTGCCAGGGACGCCAGCGGCGATGAATCCCCCGGATCCGTAGTGGTCCATGTGGCAGGGGCAGTGGCAAGGCCGGGCGTGGTTCGGCTGCCCGCAGGAAGCCGGGTGCACGAGGCCATCGCGGCAGCAGGAGGCGGGGCGCCGGGAGCCGACCTGAACCGCCTGAACCTTGCCCTCGCCGTGGAGGACGGCCAGAAGATCCATGTTCCGCGGGAAGGGGAGGAGATCCCTGCAGGCGGGCCGGATGGCGCTGGCCAGGATGACGGCAGCGGTGCAATGCCGCCGGAAGGAAAAGTCAACCTCAACACGGCGGGCGTGGAGGAGCTGGATGCCTTGCCGAAAGTGGGTCCTGTCCTTGCCCAACGAATCGTGGACTGGCGCAAGGAGCACGGGGCATTCAAGAACGTCGAGGAGTTGGACGCCGTGGACGGCGTGGGACCCAAGATGCTTCAAGCATTGCTGCCACTGGTGACGGTGTGA